One Coccinella septempunctata chromosome 8, icCocSept1.1, whole genome shotgun sequence genomic window carries:
- the LOC123319331 gene encoding uncharacterized protein LOC123319331, protein MIWIRWSARICVFFFFLLKDAMSVVNEHGVKLTIEPKTVERFQTATLRCAYDIDESTLYAVKWYRGLYEFYRFVPKESPKTKVFPYTGIVVDEHKSNSTQVVLRDIDFNLAGNFTCEITKDLTFATLSDTQKMTVVKLPEFPPTISVEGEPLDCGHTLRANCTSQPARPPARLTFLLNDIVVARSDPLTFRQTQEMAWSDLSLEIILSDIHFSNGRLILQCQAKIDDIYEENARLELNTVKSPVHERVSAMDSSAEIGDKKFVLRFFTIVLILKVLS, encoded by the exons ATGCGATGAGTGTTGTGAACGAGCACGGCGTGAAATTGACAATAGAGCCGAAAACGGTGGAACGGTTCCAGACCGCCACGCTACGTTGTGCTTACGATATAGATGAATCGACGCTATATGCAGTCAAGTGGTATAGGGGACTCTACGAGTTCTACAGGTTTGTGCCGAAAGAATCGCCGAAAACGAAGGTGTTTCCGTATACAGGGATAGTTGTAGAC GAACATAAGTCCAATAGTACTCAAGTCGTTTTGAGGGATATCGACTTCAATCTTGCAGGAAACTTCACTTGCGAGATAACCAAAGATCTGACATTCGCAACGTTGTCCGACACACAAAAAATGACAGTTGTGA AACTGCCTGAATTTCCGCCGACTATAAGTGTCGAGGGCGAGCCGCTGGATTGCGGGCATACCCTGAGGGCCAATTGTACCTCGCAGCCAGCCCGTCCGCCAGCCAGGCTCACTTTCCTCCTCAACGATATAGTG gtTGCGAGAAGTGACCCATTGACATTTCGGCAAACACAAGAGATGGCCTGGAGTGATCTTTCCCTGGAAATCATCCTGTCGGATATCCACTTTTCCAACGGCAGGTTGATACTTCAGTGCCAGGCAAAAATAGATGACATATACGAAGAAAATGCAAGGTTGGAATTGAACACAGTGAAGAGTCCCGTCCATGAGAGAg TGAGCGCTATGGATTCGTCTGCAGAGATAGGAGACAAAAAGTTTGTACTTAGATTTTTTACCATAGTTTTAATCCTGAAAGTTTTGAGTTAG